In the Ciconia boyciana chromosome 23, ASM3463844v1, whole genome shotgun sequence genome, one interval contains:
- the PFKFB2 gene encoding 6-phosphofructo-2-kinase/fructose-2,6-bisphosphatase 2 isoform X7, translating to MSAAPRHGGPPRGRAGARHGGEKQCSWASYMTNSPTLIVMIGLPARGKTYVSKKLTRYLNWIGVPTKVFNLGVYRREAVKSYKSYDFFRHDNKEAMEIRKRCALVALEDVKAYLLEECGQIAVFDATNTTRERRDLILNFAKENAFKVFFVESVCDDPEVIAANILEVKVSSPDYPERNRENVMDDFLKRIECYKVTYQPLDPDAYDKDLSFIKVINVGQRFLVNRVQDYIQSKIVYYLMNIHVQPRTIYLCRHGESEYNLVGKIGGDSGLSPRGKQFAQALKKFIEEQEIVDLKVWTSQLKRTIQTAESLGVTYEQWKILNEIDAGVCEEMTYAEIEAKYPDEFALRDQEKYLYRYPGGESYQDLVQRLEPVIMELERQGNVLVISHQAVMRCLLAYFLDKSADELPYLRCPLHTILKLTPVAYGCKVETITLNVEAVNTHRDKPSLNSRMAGLTV from the exons ATGTCGGCGGCGCCCCGGCACGGCGGCCCCccgcggggcagggccggggcccggCACGGCGGCGAGAAGCAGTGCT catgGGCTTCCTACATGACCAACTCCCCGACCCTGATCGTGATGATCGGTCTCCCCGCGCGCGGCAAGACCTACGTGTCCAAGAAGCTCACCCGCTACCTCAACTGGATCGGGGTGCCCACCAAAG TGTTTAATTTAGGAGTGTATCGCCGGGAAGCAGTGAAGTCTTACAAGTCCTATGACTTCTTCAGGCACGATAACAAAGAAGCCATGGAAATCCGCAA ACGATGCGCCTTAGTGGCTCTAGAAGATGTGAAGGCTTATCTCTTGGAGGAGTGCGGGCAAATAGCT GTGTTTGATGCAACCAACACAACTCGAGAAAGACGGGACCTGATCTTAAATTTTGCTAAAGAGAATGCTTTCAAG GTGTTTTTTGTGGAGTCTGTCTGTGATGATCCAGAAGTCATTGCTGCCAATATCCTG GAGGTGAAAGTTTCCAGTCCCGACTACCCAGAGAGAAACAGGGAGAACGTGATGGATGATTTCCTGAAGAGGATTGAGTGCTACAAGGTCACTTACCAGCCTCTTGATCCCGATGCGTATGACAA AGATCTTTCCTTCATTAAAGTGATCAATGTGGGACAGCGGTTCCTAGTAAACAGAGTCCAAGATTACATCCAGAGTAAAATCGTCTATTACCTAATGAACATTCATGTCCAGCCGCGTACCATCTACCTTTGCCGACATGGTGAGAGTGAATATAATCTTGTTGGCAAGATTGGTGGGGATTCTGGTCTGTCACCACGCGGGAAGCAG TTTGCTCAGGCGCTGAAGAAGTTCATTGAAGAGCAGGAAATTGTTGATCTGAAGGTGTGGACGAGCCAGCTGAAGAGGACGATCCAGACGGCCGAGTCCCTGGGCGTCACGTATGAGCAGTGGAAGATTCTCAACGAGATCGATGCT GGGGTATGTGAGGAAATGACCTATGCAGAAATTGAAGCCAAGTATCCAGATGAGTTTGCCTTGAGGGATCAAGAGAAATATCTTTATCGCTATCCTGGAGGCGAG TCCTACCAGGACTTGGTCCAGCGCCTGGAGCCGGTAATTATGGAGCTAGAACGCCAAGGCAATGTCCTCGTTATCTCCCACCAGGCGGTTATGAGGTGCCTGTTGGCTTATTTTCTTGACAAGAGTGCag ACGAGCTGCCCTACCTGCGCTGCCCCCTCCACACCATTCTCAAGCTCACGCCTGTTGCGTACG GTTGTAAAGTGGAGACGATTACCCTGAACGTGGAAGCAGTGAACACCCACCGTGACAAACCCTCTCTGAACTCA AGGATGGCTGGTTTAACGGTGTAG
- the PFKFB2 gene encoding 6-phosphofructo-2-kinase/fructose-2,6-bisphosphatase 2 isoform X6 — MSAAPRHGGPPRGRAGARHGGEKQCSWASYMTNSPTLIVMIGLPARGKTYVSKKLTRYLNWIGVPTKVFNLGVYRREAVKSYKSYDFFRHDNKEAMEIRKRCALVALEDVKAYLLEECGQIAVFDATNTTRERRDLILNFAKENAFKVFFVESVCDDPEVIAANILEVKVSSPDYPERNRENVMDDFLKRIECYKVTYQPLDPDAYDKDLSFIKVINVGQRFLVNRVQDYIQSKIVYYLMNIHVQPRTIYLCRHGESEYNLVGKIGGDSGLSPRGKQFAQALKKFIEEQEIVDLKVWTSQLKRTIQTAESLGVTYEQWKILNEIDAGVCEEMTYAEIEAKYPDEFALRDQEKYLYRYPGGESYQDLVQRLEPVIMELERQGNVLVISHQAVMRCLLAYFLDKSADELPYLRCPLHTILKLTPVAYGCKVETITLNVEAVNTHRDKPSLNSPQGGNACLEPAASVTHDTLASLSASK; from the exons ATGTCGGCGGCGCCCCGGCACGGCGGCCCCccgcggggcagggccggggcccggCACGGCGGCGAGAAGCAGTGCT catgGGCTTCCTACATGACCAACTCCCCGACCCTGATCGTGATGATCGGTCTCCCCGCGCGCGGCAAGACCTACGTGTCCAAGAAGCTCACCCGCTACCTCAACTGGATCGGGGTGCCCACCAAAG TGTTTAATTTAGGAGTGTATCGCCGGGAAGCAGTGAAGTCTTACAAGTCCTATGACTTCTTCAGGCACGATAACAAAGAAGCCATGGAAATCCGCAA ACGATGCGCCTTAGTGGCTCTAGAAGATGTGAAGGCTTATCTCTTGGAGGAGTGCGGGCAAATAGCT GTGTTTGATGCAACCAACACAACTCGAGAAAGACGGGACCTGATCTTAAATTTTGCTAAAGAGAATGCTTTCAAG GTGTTTTTTGTGGAGTCTGTCTGTGATGATCCAGAAGTCATTGCTGCCAATATCCTG GAGGTGAAAGTTTCCAGTCCCGACTACCCAGAGAGAAACAGGGAGAACGTGATGGATGATTTCCTGAAGAGGATTGAGTGCTACAAGGTCACTTACCAGCCTCTTGATCCCGATGCGTATGACAA AGATCTTTCCTTCATTAAAGTGATCAATGTGGGACAGCGGTTCCTAGTAAACAGAGTCCAAGATTACATCCAGAGTAAAATCGTCTATTACCTAATGAACATTCATGTCCAGCCGCGTACCATCTACCTTTGCCGACATGGTGAGAGTGAATATAATCTTGTTGGCAAGATTGGTGGGGATTCTGGTCTGTCACCACGCGGGAAGCAG TTTGCTCAGGCGCTGAAGAAGTTCATTGAAGAGCAGGAAATTGTTGATCTGAAGGTGTGGACGAGCCAGCTGAAGAGGACGATCCAGACGGCCGAGTCCCTGGGCGTCACGTATGAGCAGTGGAAGATTCTCAACGAGATCGATGCT GGGGTATGTGAGGAAATGACCTATGCAGAAATTGAAGCCAAGTATCCAGATGAGTTTGCCTTGAGGGATCAAGAGAAATATCTTTATCGCTATCCTGGAGGCGAG TCCTACCAGGACTTGGTCCAGCGCCTGGAGCCGGTAATTATGGAGCTAGAACGCCAAGGCAATGTCCTCGTTATCTCCCACCAGGCGGTTATGAGGTGCCTGTTGGCTTATTTTCTTGACAAGAGTGCag ACGAGCTGCCCTACCTGCGCTGCCCCCTCCACACCATTCTCAAGCTCACGCCTGTTGCGTACG GTTGTAAAGTGGAGACGATTACCCTGAACGTGGAAGCAGTGAACACCCACCGTGACAAACCCTCTCTGAACTCA cctCAAGGGGGAAATGCTTGCCT GGAGCCAGCAGCCAGCGTCACCCACGACACCTTGGCTTCCCTCTCAGCCTCCAAGTAG
- the PFKFB2 gene encoding 6-phosphofructo-2-kinase/fructose-2,6-bisphosphatase 2 isoform X1: MSAAPRHGGPPRGRAGARHGGEKQCSWASYMTNSPTLIVMIGLPARGKTYVSKKLTRYLNWIGVPTKVFNLGVYRREAVKSYKSYDFFRHDNKEAMEIRKRCALVALEDVKAYLLEECGQIAVFDATNTTRERRDLILNFAKENAFKVFFVESVCDDPEVIAANILEVKVSSPDYPERNRENVMDDFLKRIECYKVTYQPLDPDAYDKDLSFIKVINVGQRFLVNRVQDYIQSKIVYYLMNIHVQPRTIYLCRHGESEYNLVGKIGGDSGLSPRGKQFAQALKKFIEEQEIVDLKVWTSQLKRTIQTAESLGVTYEQWKILNEIDAGVCEEMTYAEIEAKYPDEFALRDQEKYLYRYPGGESYQDLVQRLEPVIMELERQGNVLVISHQAVMRCLLAYFLDKSADELPYLRCPLHTILKLTPVAYGCKVETITLNVEAVNTHRDKPSLNSNNLPSSQTPVRMRRNSFTPRASADTVKRPRHYSVGSKPLDLLGPFPSLEARGGADRPQLQVGVQEFFCAWETAGRAGCPLLPVRQGGEDVCGGLRGGLGWGPRAETAIVTKAV, from the exons ATGTCGGCGGCGCCCCGGCACGGCGGCCCCccgcggggcagggccggggcccggCACGGCGGCGAGAAGCAGTGCT catgGGCTTCCTACATGACCAACTCCCCGACCCTGATCGTGATGATCGGTCTCCCCGCGCGCGGCAAGACCTACGTGTCCAAGAAGCTCACCCGCTACCTCAACTGGATCGGGGTGCCCACCAAAG TGTTTAATTTAGGAGTGTATCGCCGGGAAGCAGTGAAGTCTTACAAGTCCTATGACTTCTTCAGGCACGATAACAAAGAAGCCATGGAAATCCGCAA ACGATGCGCCTTAGTGGCTCTAGAAGATGTGAAGGCTTATCTCTTGGAGGAGTGCGGGCAAATAGCT GTGTTTGATGCAACCAACACAACTCGAGAAAGACGGGACCTGATCTTAAATTTTGCTAAAGAGAATGCTTTCAAG GTGTTTTTTGTGGAGTCTGTCTGTGATGATCCAGAAGTCATTGCTGCCAATATCCTG GAGGTGAAAGTTTCCAGTCCCGACTACCCAGAGAGAAACAGGGAGAACGTGATGGATGATTTCCTGAAGAGGATTGAGTGCTACAAGGTCACTTACCAGCCTCTTGATCCCGATGCGTATGACAA AGATCTTTCCTTCATTAAAGTGATCAATGTGGGACAGCGGTTCCTAGTAAACAGAGTCCAAGATTACATCCAGAGTAAAATCGTCTATTACCTAATGAACATTCATGTCCAGCCGCGTACCATCTACCTTTGCCGACATGGTGAGAGTGAATATAATCTTGTTGGCAAGATTGGTGGGGATTCTGGTCTGTCACCACGCGGGAAGCAG TTTGCTCAGGCGCTGAAGAAGTTCATTGAAGAGCAGGAAATTGTTGATCTGAAGGTGTGGACGAGCCAGCTGAAGAGGACGATCCAGACGGCCGAGTCCCTGGGCGTCACGTATGAGCAGTGGAAGATTCTCAACGAGATCGATGCT GGGGTATGTGAGGAAATGACCTATGCAGAAATTGAAGCCAAGTATCCAGATGAGTTTGCCTTGAGGGATCAAGAGAAATATCTTTATCGCTATCCTGGAGGCGAG TCCTACCAGGACTTGGTCCAGCGCCTGGAGCCGGTAATTATGGAGCTAGAACGCCAAGGCAATGTCCTCGTTATCTCCCACCAGGCGGTTATGAGGTGCCTGTTGGCTTATTTTCTTGACAAGAGTGCag ACGAGCTGCCCTACCTGCGCTGCCCCCTCCACACCATTCTCAAGCTCACGCCTGTTGCGTACG GTTGTAAAGTGGAGACGATTACCCTGAACGTGGAAGCAGTGAACACCCACCGTGACAAACCCTCTCTGAACTCA AACAACCTTCCCTCCAGCCAAACCCCTGTAAGGatgagaagaaacagctttACGCCGCGGGCCAGCGCGGACACGGTAAAGCGCCCACGGCATTACAGCGTTGGGAGCAAACCTCTCGACCTGCTGGGGCCTTTCCCGTCCCTGGAAGCTCGAGGTGGGGCTGACCGGCCGCAGCTGCAAGTCGGTGTCCAG GAGTTTTTCTGTGCCTGGGAGACCGCAGGCAGGGCGGGCTGCCCGCTGCTGCCTGTCAGACAAGGTGGAGAGGACGTGTGTGGTGGGCTTCGAGGAGGTCTTGGCTGGGGTCCTCGTGCAGAGACAGCCATCGTTAccaaagctgtttaa
- the PFKFB2 gene encoding 6-phosphofructo-2-kinase/fructose-2,6-bisphosphatase 2 isoform X2 — MSAAPRHGGPPRGRAGARHGGEKQCSWASYMTNSPTLIVMIGLPARGKTYVSKKLTRYLNWIGVPTKVFNLGVYRREAVKSYKSYDFFRHDNKEAMEIRKRCALVALEDVKAYLLEECGQIAVFDATNTTRERRDLILNFAKENAFKEVKVSSPDYPERNRENVMDDFLKRIECYKVTYQPLDPDAYDKDLSFIKVINVGQRFLVNRVQDYIQSKIVYYLMNIHVQPRTIYLCRHGESEYNLVGKIGGDSGLSPRGKQFAQALKKFIEEQEIVDLKVWTSQLKRTIQTAESLGVTYEQWKILNEIDAGVCEEMTYAEIEAKYPDEFALRDQEKYLYRYPGGESYQDLVQRLEPVIMELERQGNVLVISHQAVMRCLLAYFLDKSADELPYLRCPLHTILKLTPVAYGCKVETITLNVEAVNTHRDKPSLNSNNLPSSQTPVRMRRNSFTPRASADTVKRPRHYSVGSKPLDLLGPFPSLEARGGADRPQLQVGVQEFFCAWETAGRAGCPLLPVRQGGEDVCGGLRGGLGWGPRAETAIVTKAV; from the exons ATGTCGGCGGCGCCCCGGCACGGCGGCCCCccgcggggcagggccggggcccggCACGGCGGCGAGAAGCAGTGCT catgGGCTTCCTACATGACCAACTCCCCGACCCTGATCGTGATGATCGGTCTCCCCGCGCGCGGCAAGACCTACGTGTCCAAGAAGCTCACCCGCTACCTCAACTGGATCGGGGTGCCCACCAAAG TGTTTAATTTAGGAGTGTATCGCCGGGAAGCAGTGAAGTCTTACAAGTCCTATGACTTCTTCAGGCACGATAACAAAGAAGCCATGGAAATCCGCAA ACGATGCGCCTTAGTGGCTCTAGAAGATGTGAAGGCTTATCTCTTGGAGGAGTGCGGGCAAATAGCT GTGTTTGATGCAACCAACACAACTCGAGAAAGACGGGACCTGATCTTAAATTTTGCTAAAGAGAATGCTTTCAAG GAGGTGAAAGTTTCCAGTCCCGACTACCCAGAGAGAAACAGGGAGAACGTGATGGATGATTTCCTGAAGAGGATTGAGTGCTACAAGGTCACTTACCAGCCTCTTGATCCCGATGCGTATGACAA AGATCTTTCCTTCATTAAAGTGATCAATGTGGGACAGCGGTTCCTAGTAAACAGAGTCCAAGATTACATCCAGAGTAAAATCGTCTATTACCTAATGAACATTCATGTCCAGCCGCGTACCATCTACCTTTGCCGACATGGTGAGAGTGAATATAATCTTGTTGGCAAGATTGGTGGGGATTCTGGTCTGTCACCACGCGGGAAGCAG TTTGCTCAGGCGCTGAAGAAGTTCATTGAAGAGCAGGAAATTGTTGATCTGAAGGTGTGGACGAGCCAGCTGAAGAGGACGATCCAGACGGCCGAGTCCCTGGGCGTCACGTATGAGCAGTGGAAGATTCTCAACGAGATCGATGCT GGGGTATGTGAGGAAATGACCTATGCAGAAATTGAAGCCAAGTATCCAGATGAGTTTGCCTTGAGGGATCAAGAGAAATATCTTTATCGCTATCCTGGAGGCGAG TCCTACCAGGACTTGGTCCAGCGCCTGGAGCCGGTAATTATGGAGCTAGAACGCCAAGGCAATGTCCTCGTTATCTCCCACCAGGCGGTTATGAGGTGCCTGTTGGCTTATTTTCTTGACAAGAGTGCag ACGAGCTGCCCTACCTGCGCTGCCCCCTCCACACCATTCTCAAGCTCACGCCTGTTGCGTACG GTTGTAAAGTGGAGACGATTACCCTGAACGTGGAAGCAGTGAACACCCACCGTGACAAACCCTCTCTGAACTCA AACAACCTTCCCTCCAGCCAAACCCCTGTAAGGatgagaagaaacagctttACGCCGCGGGCCAGCGCGGACACGGTAAAGCGCCCACGGCATTACAGCGTTGGGAGCAAACCTCTCGACCTGCTGGGGCCTTTCCCGTCCCTGGAAGCTCGAGGTGGGGCTGACCGGCCGCAGCTGCAAGTCGGTGTCCAG GAGTTTTTCTGTGCCTGGGAGACCGCAGGCAGGGCGGGCTGCCCGCTGCTGCCTGTCAGACAAGGTGGAGAGGACGTGTGTGGTGGGCTTCGAGGAGGTCTTGGCTGGGGTCCTCGTGCAGAGACAGCCATCGTTAccaaagctgtttaa
- the PFKFB2 gene encoding 6-phosphofructo-2-kinase/fructose-2,6-bisphosphatase 2 isoform X3, whose product MSAAPRHGGPPRGRAGARHGGEKQCSWASYMTNSPTLIVMIGLPARGKTYVSKKLTRYLNWIGVPTKVFNLGVYRREAVKSYKSYDFFRHDNKEAMEIRKRCALVALEDVKAYLLEECGQIAVFDATNTTRERRDLILNFAKENAFKVFFVESVCDDPEVIAANILEVKVSSPDYPERNRENVMDDFLKRIECYKVTYQPLDPDAYDKDLSFIKVINVGQRFLVNRVQDYIQSKIVYYLMNIHVQPRTIYLCRHGESEYNLVGKIGGDSGLSPRGKQFAQALKKFIEEQEIVDLKVWTSQLKRTIQTAESLGVTYEQWKILNEIDAGVCEEMTYAEIEAKYPDEFALRDQEKYLYRYPGGESYQDLVQRLEPVIMELERQGNVLVISHQAVMRCLLAYFLDKSADELPYLRCPLHTILKLTPVAYGCKVETITLNVEAVNTHRDKPSLNSNNLPSSQTPVRMRRNSFTPRASADTVKRPRHYSVGSKPLDLLGPFPSLEARGGADRPQLQVGVQPQGGNACLEPAASVTHDTLASLSASK is encoded by the exons ATGTCGGCGGCGCCCCGGCACGGCGGCCCCccgcggggcagggccggggcccggCACGGCGGCGAGAAGCAGTGCT catgGGCTTCCTACATGACCAACTCCCCGACCCTGATCGTGATGATCGGTCTCCCCGCGCGCGGCAAGACCTACGTGTCCAAGAAGCTCACCCGCTACCTCAACTGGATCGGGGTGCCCACCAAAG TGTTTAATTTAGGAGTGTATCGCCGGGAAGCAGTGAAGTCTTACAAGTCCTATGACTTCTTCAGGCACGATAACAAAGAAGCCATGGAAATCCGCAA ACGATGCGCCTTAGTGGCTCTAGAAGATGTGAAGGCTTATCTCTTGGAGGAGTGCGGGCAAATAGCT GTGTTTGATGCAACCAACACAACTCGAGAAAGACGGGACCTGATCTTAAATTTTGCTAAAGAGAATGCTTTCAAG GTGTTTTTTGTGGAGTCTGTCTGTGATGATCCAGAAGTCATTGCTGCCAATATCCTG GAGGTGAAAGTTTCCAGTCCCGACTACCCAGAGAGAAACAGGGAGAACGTGATGGATGATTTCCTGAAGAGGATTGAGTGCTACAAGGTCACTTACCAGCCTCTTGATCCCGATGCGTATGACAA AGATCTTTCCTTCATTAAAGTGATCAATGTGGGACAGCGGTTCCTAGTAAACAGAGTCCAAGATTACATCCAGAGTAAAATCGTCTATTACCTAATGAACATTCATGTCCAGCCGCGTACCATCTACCTTTGCCGACATGGTGAGAGTGAATATAATCTTGTTGGCAAGATTGGTGGGGATTCTGGTCTGTCACCACGCGGGAAGCAG TTTGCTCAGGCGCTGAAGAAGTTCATTGAAGAGCAGGAAATTGTTGATCTGAAGGTGTGGACGAGCCAGCTGAAGAGGACGATCCAGACGGCCGAGTCCCTGGGCGTCACGTATGAGCAGTGGAAGATTCTCAACGAGATCGATGCT GGGGTATGTGAGGAAATGACCTATGCAGAAATTGAAGCCAAGTATCCAGATGAGTTTGCCTTGAGGGATCAAGAGAAATATCTTTATCGCTATCCTGGAGGCGAG TCCTACCAGGACTTGGTCCAGCGCCTGGAGCCGGTAATTATGGAGCTAGAACGCCAAGGCAATGTCCTCGTTATCTCCCACCAGGCGGTTATGAGGTGCCTGTTGGCTTATTTTCTTGACAAGAGTGCag ACGAGCTGCCCTACCTGCGCTGCCCCCTCCACACCATTCTCAAGCTCACGCCTGTTGCGTACG GTTGTAAAGTGGAGACGATTACCCTGAACGTGGAAGCAGTGAACACCCACCGTGACAAACCCTCTCTGAACTCA AACAACCTTCCCTCCAGCCAAACCCCTGTAAGGatgagaagaaacagctttACGCCGCGGGCCAGCGCGGACACGGTAAAGCGCCCACGGCATTACAGCGTTGGGAGCAAACCTCTCGACCTGCTGGGGCCTTTCCCGTCCCTGGAAGCTCGAGGTGGGGCTGACCGGCCGCAGCTGCAAGTCGGTGTCCAG cctCAAGGGGGAAATGCTTGCCT GGAGCCAGCAGCCAGCGTCACCCACGACACCTTGGCTTCCCTCTCAGCCTCCAAGTAG
- the PFKFB2 gene encoding 6-phosphofructo-2-kinase/fructose-2,6-bisphosphatase 2 isoform X5 — protein MSAAPRHGGPPRGRAGARHGGEKQCSWASYMTNSPTLIVMIGLPARGKTYVSKKLTRYLNWIGVPTKVFNLGVYRREAVKSYKSYDFFRHDNKEAMEIRKRCALVALEDVKAYLLEECGQIAVFDATNTTRERRDLILNFAKENAFKVFFVESVCDDPEVIAANILEVKVSSPDYPERNRENVMDDFLKRIECYKVTYQPLDPDAYDKDLSFIKVINVGQRFLVNRVQDYIQSKIVYYLMNIHVQPRTIYLCRHGESEYNLVGKIGGDSGLSPRGKQFAQALKKFIEEQEIVDLKVWTSQLKRTIQTAESLGVTYEQWKILNEIDAGVCEEMTYAEIEAKYPDEFALRDQEKYLYRYPGGESYQDLVQRLEPVIMELERQGNVLVISHQAVMRCLLAYFLDKSADELPYLRCPLHTILKLTPVAYGCKVETITLNVEAVNTHRDKPSLNSNNLPSSQTPVRMRRNSFTPRASADTPQGGNACLEPAASVTHDTLASLSASK, from the exons ATGTCGGCGGCGCCCCGGCACGGCGGCCCCccgcggggcagggccggggcccggCACGGCGGCGAGAAGCAGTGCT catgGGCTTCCTACATGACCAACTCCCCGACCCTGATCGTGATGATCGGTCTCCCCGCGCGCGGCAAGACCTACGTGTCCAAGAAGCTCACCCGCTACCTCAACTGGATCGGGGTGCCCACCAAAG TGTTTAATTTAGGAGTGTATCGCCGGGAAGCAGTGAAGTCTTACAAGTCCTATGACTTCTTCAGGCACGATAACAAAGAAGCCATGGAAATCCGCAA ACGATGCGCCTTAGTGGCTCTAGAAGATGTGAAGGCTTATCTCTTGGAGGAGTGCGGGCAAATAGCT GTGTTTGATGCAACCAACACAACTCGAGAAAGACGGGACCTGATCTTAAATTTTGCTAAAGAGAATGCTTTCAAG GTGTTTTTTGTGGAGTCTGTCTGTGATGATCCAGAAGTCATTGCTGCCAATATCCTG GAGGTGAAAGTTTCCAGTCCCGACTACCCAGAGAGAAACAGGGAGAACGTGATGGATGATTTCCTGAAGAGGATTGAGTGCTACAAGGTCACTTACCAGCCTCTTGATCCCGATGCGTATGACAA AGATCTTTCCTTCATTAAAGTGATCAATGTGGGACAGCGGTTCCTAGTAAACAGAGTCCAAGATTACATCCAGAGTAAAATCGTCTATTACCTAATGAACATTCATGTCCAGCCGCGTACCATCTACCTTTGCCGACATGGTGAGAGTGAATATAATCTTGTTGGCAAGATTGGTGGGGATTCTGGTCTGTCACCACGCGGGAAGCAG TTTGCTCAGGCGCTGAAGAAGTTCATTGAAGAGCAGGAAATTGTTGATCTGAAGGTGTGGACGAGCCAGCTGAAGAGGACGATCCAGACGGCCGAGTCCCTGGGCGTCACGTATGAGCAGTGGAAGATTCTCAACGAGATCGATGCT GGGGTATGTGAGGAAATGACCTATGCAGAAATTGAAGCCAAGTATCCAGATGAGTTTGCCTTGAGGGATCAAGAGAAATATCTTTATCGCTATCCTGGAGGCGAG TCCTACCAGGACTTGGTCCAGCGCCTGGAGCCGGTAATTATGGAGCTAGAACGCCAAGGCAATGTCCTCGTTATCTCCCACCAGGCGGTTATGAGGTGCCTGTTGGCTTATTTTCTTGACAAGAGTGCag ACGAGCTGCCCTACCTGCGCTGCCCCCTCCACACCATTCTCAAGCTCACGCCTGTTGCGTACG GTTGTAAAGTGGAGACGATTACCCTGAACGTGGAAGCAGTGAACACCCACCGTGACAAACCCTCTCTGAACTCA AACAACCTTCCCTCCAGCCAAACCCCTGTAAGGatgagaagaaacagctttACGCCGCGGGCCAGCGCGGACACG cctCAAGGGGGAAATGCTTGCCT GGAGCCAGCAGCCAGCGTCACCCACGACACCTTGGCTTCCCTCTCAGCCTCCAAGTAG